A stretch of the Bos indicus isolate NIAB-ARS_2022 breed Sahiwal x Tharparkar chromosome 13, NIAB-ARS_B.indTharparkar_mat_pri_1.0, whole genome shotgun sequence genome encodes the following:
- the TGM2 gene encoding protein-glutamine gamma-glutamyltransferase 2: MAEELVLERCDLELEANGRDHHTADLCRERLVVRRGQPFWLTLHFEGRNYEASVDSLTFCAVTGPDPSEEAGTKALFRLSDATEEGAWAAVAADQRDSTLSLHLSTPANAPVGHYRLSLEASTGYQGSSFMLGQFTLLFNSWCPADAVYLDSDEERQEYVLTQQGFIYQGSAKFIKNIPWNFGQFEEGILDICLMLLDVNPKFLRNAGRDCSRRSSPVYVGRVVSGMVNCNDDQGVLLGRWDNNYADGISPMSWIGSVDILRRWKRDGCQRVKYGQCWVFAAVACTVLRCLGIPTRVVTNYNSAHDQNSNLLIEYFRNEFGEIQSDKSEMIWNFHCWVESWMTRPDLQPGYEGWQALDPTPQEKSEGTYCCGPVPVRAIKEGDLSTKYDAPFVFAEVNADVVDWIRQDDGSLHKSINHSLVVGLKISTKCVGRDDREDITHSYKYPEGSPEEREAFTRANHLNKLVNKEETGVAMRIRVGEGMNRGCDFDVFAHITNSTPEEHTGRLLLCARTVSYNGILGPECGTKDLLSLSLEPYSEKSIPLRILYEKYCDCLTESNLIKVRGLLIEPAANSYLLAERDIYLENPEIKIRILGEPKQNRKLVAEISLQNPLTVALSGCTFTVEGAGLIEEQKTVDIPDPVEAGEEVKVRVDLLPLYVGRHKLVVNFESDRLKAVKGFRNVIVGPS, encoded by the exons ATGGCCGAGG AGCTGGTCCTGGAGAGATGTGACCTGGAGCTGGAGGCCAATGGCCGTGACCACCACACAGCTGACCTGTGCAGGGAAAGGCTGGTAGTGCGGCGGGGCCAGCCCTTCTGGCTGACTCTGCACTTTGAGGGCCGGAACTATGAGGCCAGCGTGGACAGCCTCACCTTTTGTGCTGTGACTG GCCCAGACCCCAGTGAGGAGGCCGGGACCAAGGCCCTCTTCAGGCTGTCCGATGCTACGGAGGAGGGGGCCTGGGCAGCGGTGGCAGCGGACCAGCGAGACAGCACCCTCTCGCTGCACCTCAGCACCCCGGCCAATGCCCCCGTTGGCCATTACCGCCTCAGCTTGGAGGCCTCCACTGGCTACCAGGGCTCCAGTTTCATGCTGGGTCAGTTCACCCTGCTCTTCAACAGCTGGTGTCCAG CGGATGCTGTGTACCTGGACTCAGATGAGGAGCGGCAAGAATACGTCCTTACCCAGCAAGGCTTCATCTACCAGGGCTCAGCCAAGTTCATCAAGAACATACCTTGGAATTTTGGGCAG TTTGAAGAAGGGATCCTAGACATCTGCCTGATGCTCCTGGATGTCAACCCCAAGTTCCTGAGGAATGCCGGCCGAGACTGCTCCCGCCGCAGTAGTCCGGTCTATGTGGGCCGGGTGGTGAGCGGCATG GTCAACTGCAACGATGACCAGGGCGTGCTGCTGGGGCGCTGGGACAACAACTACGCAGACGGCATCAGCCCCATGTCCTGGATCGGCAGCGTGGACATCCTGCGGCGCTGGAAGAGAGATGGCTGCCAGCGCGTCAAGTACGGCCAGTGCTGGGTGTTCGCGGCTGTGGCCTGCACCG TGCTGCGGTGCCTTGGCATCCCTACCCGAGTCGTGACCAACTATAACTCAGCCCATGACCAGAACAGCAACCTGCTCATCGAGTACTTCCGCAATGAGTTCGGGGAGATCCAGAGTGACAAGAGCGAGATGATCTG GAACTTCCACTGCTGGGTGGAGTCGTGGATGACCAGGCCAGACCTGCAGCCGGGGTACGAGGGGTGGCAGGCCCTCGACCCCACGCCCCAGGAGAAGAGCGAAG ggACTTACTGCTGTGGCCCGGTTCCCGTTCGTGCCATCAAGGAGGGTGACCTGAGCACCAAATACGACGCCCCTTTCGTCTTTGCCGAAGTCAACGCTGACGTGGTGGACTGGATCCGGCAGGACGATGGGTCTCTGCACAAATCCATCAACCACTCCCTGGTGGTGGGGCTGAAGATCAGCACAAAGTGTGTGGGCAGAGATGATCGGGAGGACATCACCCACAGCTACAAGTACCCGGAGG GGTCCCCAGAGGAAAGGGAAGCCTTCACAAGAGCCAACCATCTGAACAAACTGGTTAACAAAGAGGAGACAGGGGTGGCCATGCGGATCCGTGTGGGCGAGGGCATGAACAGAGGCTGCGACTTCGACGTCTTTGCCCACATCACCAACAGCACCCCTGAGGAGCACACTGGCCGCCTCCTGCTCTGTGCCCGCACTGTCAGCTACAATGGGATCCTGGGACCTGAGTGCGGCACCAAGGATCTGCTCAGCCTTTCCCTGGAGCCCTACTCTG AGAAGAGCATTCCCCTTCGAATCCTCTACGAAAAGTACTGTGATTGCCTGACCGAATCGAACCTTATCAAGGTGCGGGGCCTCCTTATTGAGCCAGCTGCCAATAGCTACCTGCTGGCCGAGAGGGACATCTACCTGGAGAACCCAGAAATCAAGATCCGG ATCCTGGGAGAGCCCAAGCAGAACCGCAAGCTGGTGGCTGAGATATCTCTGCAGAACCCGCTCACTGTGGCGCTGTCGGGCTGCACCTTCACTGTGGAGGGAGCAGGCCTGATTGAGGAGCAGAAGACTGTGGACAT cccAGACCCCGTGGAAGCAGGGGAGGAAGTCAAGGTGAGGGTGGACCTGCTGCCTCTGTACGTGGGCCGCCACAAGCTGGTGGTGAACTTCGAGAGCGATAGGCTGAAGGCCGTGAAGGGCTTCAGGAACGTCATCGTTGGCCCCTCCTAA